One genomic region from Rosa rugosa chromosome 1, drRosRugo1.1, whole genome shotgun sequence encodes:
- the LOC133725384 gene encoding inactive protein kinase SELMODRAFT_444075 isoform X1, translating into MSREQKRVKQEKGSDDAEKVVVAVKASKEIPKTALVWALTHVVQPGDCITLLVVVPSQSSGRKLWGFPRFAGDCASGNKKSQSGTTSELKGDISDSCSQMILQLHEVYDPNKINVKIKIISGSPSGSVAVEAKRAQASWVVLDKHLKHEEKRCMEELQCNIVVMKRSQPKVLRLNLNSSPKKDAESVCQVASELEGSEKHTKKKNNSSIRGPDVTPTSSPELGTPFTATEAGTSSVSSSDPGTSPFFISGVNGDKKKVESLVGKENQVLDDSSSDTDSECLSTSSASMRFQPWIAEFLNSHHQSSLQIEVSSHRTNDNPKAPTTKDLLEKISKLERDAGIGMSNYRGDMDFSGNLREAISLSRNAPPGPPPLCSICQHKAPVFGKPPRWFSYAELELATGGFSQANFLAEGGFGSVHRGVLPDGQAVAVKQHKLASSQGDQEFCSEVEVLSCAQHRNVVMLIGFCIEDKRRLLVYEYICNGSLDSHLYRRNREPLEWSARQKIAVGAARGLRYLHEECRVGCIVHRDMRPNNILITHDFEPLVGDFGLARWQPDGDLGVDTRVIGTFGYLAPEYAQSGQITEKADVYSFGVVLVELVTGRKAVDLNRPKGQQCLTEWARPLLEEYAIDELVDPSLESFSEHEVYCMLQAASLCIRRDPQTRPRMSQVLRILEGDMVMDSNYMPTPGYDVGCRSGRIWSEHQQKEHYSGPLDEALDGYGKLSLENSRTAFWERDKARRTSSCEDHL; encoded by the exons ATGAGTCGAGAACAGAAGAGGGTGAAGCAGGAGAAGGGATCGGATGACGCCGAGAAGGTGGTGGTTGCGGTTAAGGCGTCCAAGGAGATTCCCAAGACTGCTCTGGTGTGGGCATTGACTCATGTCGTTCAACCTGGAGATTGCATTACACTGCTTGTAGTTGTCCCATCTCAAAGTTCAG GTAGAAAATTATGGGGCTTCCCAAGATTCGCAGGGGACTGTGCAAGTGGTAACAAGAAGTCTCAGTCAGGAACAACCTCAGAGCTGAAAGGTGATATCTCAGATTCCTGCTCTCAGATGATCCTTCAGCTTCATGAAGTTTATGATCCAAATAAG ATAAACGTGAAGATAAAGATTATTTCTGGATCACCTTCTGGGTCTGTGGCTGTGGAGGCCAAGAGAGCTCAAGCTAGTTGGGTTGTGTTAGACAA ACACCTTAAACATGAAGAAAAACGGTGTATGGAAGAGCTTCAGTGTAACATTGTGGTTATGAAGCGTTCACAGCCAAAAGTTCTTCGCTTAAATTTGAATAGTTCACCTAAAAAGGATGCTGAGTCTGTCTGTCAAGTAGCTTCTGAGCTTGAAGGATCCGAAAAGCATACCAAAAAGAAGAATAATTCTTCCATTCGAGGACCGGATGTGACTCCAACTAGTAGTCCGGAGCTAGGGACACCATTTACAGCTACTGAGGCGGGAACTTCATCCGTGTCAAGTTCAGATCCAGGAACTTCACCTTTTTTCATTTCTGGAGTTAATGGAGATAAAAAGAAAGTGGAATCATTGGTTGGTAAAGAAAATCAGGTCCTTGATGACAGCAGTTCAGATACAGATAGTGAATGTTTATCTACATCTTCAGCAAGTATGAGGTTCCAACCATGGATAGCAGAGTTTCTAAATTCTCATCATCAATCCTCACTACAGATAGAAGTAAGTTCACACAGAACTAATGATAATCCTAAAGCACCTACTACCAAAGACTTGCTTGAGAaaatttcaaaacttgaaaGAGATGCTGGAATTGGAATGTCAAATTATAGAGGTGACATGGACTTCAGTGGAAATCTGAGAGAAGCAATTTCATTGTCTAGAAACGCGCCTCCAGGGCCACCTCCATTGTGCTCGATATGCCAACACAAGGCACCTGTGTTTGGAAAACCTCCAAGGTGGTTCAGCTATGCAGAGCTGGAGCTTGCTACTGGGGGATTTTCACAGGCCAACTTCTTGGCTGAAGGAGGGTTCGGTTCTGTTCATAGAGGGGTGCTACCAGATGGCCAGGCTGTTGCTGTCAAGCAACACAAATTGGCTAGTTCTCAAGGGGATCAAGAGTTCTGTTCAGAAGTCGAAGTCCTGAGCTGTGCTCAGCACCGAAATGTTGTCATGTTGATTGGCTTCTGTATTGAGGACAAAAGAAGACTGCTGGTTTACGAATACATATGCAATGGGTCATTAGATTCTCATCTATATA GACGAAATCGTGAGCCTTTAGAATGGTCTGCACGGCAAAAAATTGCTGTGGGAGCTGCTCGAGGGCTACGTTATCTTCATGAAGAATGTAGAGTGGGTTGCATTGTGCACCGTGACATGCGGCCCAACAACATCCTCATCACTCATGATTTTGAGCCACTG GTTGGGGATTTTGGCCTCGCAAGGTGGCAACCTGATGGAGACCTGGGTGTGGATACGAGAGTAATTGGAACATTCGG ATATTTGGCACCTGAATATGCTCAGAGTGGTCAAATCACGGAAAAAGCTGATGTTTATTCCTTTGGGGTGGTATTGGTGGAACTTGTTACTGGGCGAAAAGCAGTGGACCTTAACCGGCCAAAAGGGCAGCAATGTCTCACTGAATGG GCACGCCCATTATTAGAAGAATATGCCATTGATGAACTGGTTGACCCTAGCCTGGAAAGCTTTTCAGAACACGAGGTTTATTGCATGCTTCAAGCTGCCTCTCTATGCATACGGCGTGATCCTCAAACTAGGCCTCGCATGTCACAG GTTCTGCGTATACTAGAAGGCGACATGGTAATGGACTCAAATTACATGCCAACTCCTGGGTATGATGTCGGATGCCGGAGTGGTCGGATTTGGTCGGAGCACCAGCAGAAGGAACATTATAGTGGACCCCTGGACGAGGCATTGGATGGGTATGGAAAGCTCTCTCTTGAAAATTCGAGGACAGCTTTCTGGGAGAGGGACAAGGCAAGGAGGACTTCTTCATGTGAAGACCATTTGTAA
- the LOC133725384 gene encoding inactive protein kinase SELMODRAFT_444075 isoform X2: MILQLHEVYDPNKINVKIKIISGSPSGSVAVEAKRAQASWVVLDKHLKHEEKRCMEELQCNIVVMKRSQPKVLRLNLNSSPKKDAESVCQVASELEGSEKHTKKKNNSSIRGPDVTPTSSPELGTPFTATEAGTSSVSSSDPGTSPFFISGVNGDKKKVESLVGKENQVLDDSSSDTDSECLSTSSASMRFQPWIAEFLNSHHQSSLQIEVSSHRTNDNPKAPTTKDLLEKISKLERDAGIGMSNYRGDMDFSGNLREAISLSRNAPPGPPPLCSICQHKAPVFGKPPRWFSYAELELATGGFSQANFLAEGGFGSVHRGVLPDGQAVAVKQHKLASSQGDQEFCSEVEVLSCAQHRNVVMLIGFCIEDKRRLLVYEYICNGSLDSHLYRRNREPLEWSARQKIAVGAARGLRYLHEECRVGCIVHRDMRPNNILITHDFEPLVGDFGLARWQPDGDLGVDTRVIGTFGYLAPEYAQSGQITEKADVYSFGVVLVELVTGRKAVDLNRPKGQQCLTEWARPLLEEYAIDELVDPSLESFSEHEVYCMLQAASLCIRRDPQTRPRMSQVLRILEGDMVMDSNYMPTPGYDVGCRSGRIWSEHQQKEHYSGPLDEALDGYGKLSLENSRTAFWERDKARRTSSCEDHL; this comes from the exons ATGATCCTTCAGCTTCATGAAGTTTATGATCCAAATAAG ATAAACGTGAAGATAAAGATTATTTCTGGATCACCTTCTGGGTCTGTGGCTGTGGAGGCCAAGAGAGCTCAAGCTAGTTGGGTTGTGTTAGACAA ACACCTTAAACATGAAGAAAAACGGTGTATGGAAGAGCTTCAGTGTAACATTGTGGTTATGAAGCGTTCACAGCCAAAAGTTCTTCGCTTAAATTTGAATAGTTCACCTAAAAAGGATGCTGAGTCTGTCTGTCAAGTAGCTTCTGAGCTTGAAGGATCCGAAAAGCATACCAAAAAGAAGAATAATTCTTCCATTCGAGGACCGGATGTGACTCCAACTAGTAGTCCGGAGCTAGGGACACCATTTACAGCTACTGAGGCGGGAACTTCATCCGTGTCAAGTTCAGATCCAGGAACTTCACCTTTTTTCATTTCTGGAGTTAATGGAGATAAAAAGAAAGTGGAATCATTGGTTGGTAAAGAAAATCAGGTCCTTGATGACAGCAGTTCAGATACAGATAGTGAATGTTTATCTACATCTTCAGCAAGTATGAGGTTCCAACCATGGATAGCAGAGTTTCTAAATTCTCATCATCAATCCTCACTACAGATAGAAGTAAGTTCACACAGAACTAATGATAATCCTAAAGCACCTACTACCAAAGACTTGCTTGAGAaaatttcaaaacttgaaaGAGATGCTGGAATTGGAATGTCAAATTATAGAGGTGACATGGACTTCAGTGGAAATCTGAGAGAAGCAATTTCATTGTCTAGAAACGCGCCTCCAGGGCCACCTCCATTGTGCTCGATATGCCAACACAAGGCACCTGTGTTTGGAAAACCTCCAAGGTGGTTCAGCTATGCAGAGCTGGAGCTTGCTACTGGGGGATTTTCACAGGCCAACTTCTTGGCTGAAGGAGGGTTCGGTTCTGTTCATAGAGGGGTGCTACCAGATGGCCAGGCTGTTGCTGTCAAGCAACACAAATTGGCTAGTTCTCAAGGGGATCAAGAGTTCTGTTCAGAAGTCGAAGTCCTGAGCTGTGCTCAGCACCGAAATGTTGTCATGTTGATTGGCTTCTGTATTGAGGACAAAAGAAGACTGCTGGTTTACGAATACATATGCAATGGGTCATTAGATTCTCATCTATATA GACGAAATCGTGAGCCTTTAGAATGGTCTGCACGGCAAAAAATTGCTGTGGGAGCTGCTCGAGGGCTACGTTATCTTCATGAAGAATGTAGAGTGGGTTGCATTGTGCACCGTGACATGCGGCCCAACAACATCCTCATCACTCATGATTTTGAGCCACTG GTTGGGGATTTTGGCCTCGCAAGGTGGCAACCTGATGGAGACCTGGGTGTGGATACGAGAGTAATTGGAACATTCGG ATATTTGGCACCTGAATATGCTCAGAGTGGTCAAATCACGGAAAAAGCTGATGTTTATTCCTTTGGGGTGGTATTGGTGGAACTTGTTACTGGGCGAAAAGCAGTGGACCTTAACCGGCCAAAAGGGCAGCAATGTCTCACTGAATGG GCACGCCCATTATTAGAAGAATATGCCATTGATGAACTGGTTGACCCTAGCCTGGAAAGCTTTTCAGAACACGAGGTTTATTGCATGCTTCAAGCTGCCTCTCTATGCATACGGCGTGATCCTCAAACTAGGCCTCGCATGTCACAG GTTCTGCGTATACTAGAAGGCGACATGGTAATGGACTCAAATTACATGCCAACTCCTGGGTATGATGTCGGATGCCGGAGTGGTCGGATTTGGTCGGAGCACCAGCAGAAGGAACATTATAGTGGACCCCTGGACGAGGCATTGGATGGGTATGGAAAGCTCTCTCTTGAAAATTCGAGGACAGCTTTCTGGGAGAGGGACAAGGCAAGGAGGACTTCTTCATGTGAAGACCATTTGTAA
- the LOC133740657 gene encoding protein WHI4 — translation MAHPPYDPYYLPQPQQPPPLPDYSDRSVINTLFVSGLPDDVKAREIHNLFRRRPGFDSCQLKYTGRGNQVVAFATFFNHQSAIAALHALNGVKFDPQTGSLLHIELARSNSRRKRKPGSGAYVVIDKRSKKEDDNQGTSSDDGDSESEEPSETDNHDSGEKSDLANTKSSEAVVDSDIAVAAVNEQSEKHVDGGQCSTLFIANLGPNCTEDELKQVLSQYPGFNVIKLRAKGGMPVAFADFEEIEQANKAMDELRGTMLPSSDRGGMHIEYARSKMRKS, via the exons ATGGCTCATCCGCCCTACGACCCCTACTACCTGCCGCAACCACAGCAACCGCCGCCGCTACCGGATTACAGCGACCGGAGCGTGATTAACACGCTCTTCGTCTCGGGCCTCCCCGACGACGTCAAGGCGCGTGAAATTCACAACCTCTTCCGCCGGCGACCTGGCTTCGACTCTTGCCAGCTCAAGTACACCGGCCGCGGCAACCAG GTCGTTGCTTTTGCTACGTTTTTCAATCACCAATCGGCAATTGCAGCTCTACATGCGTTGAAT GGTGTCAAATTTGATCCTCAAACTGGGTCCTTGCTGCATATTGAACTTGCTAGATCAAACTCGAGAAGGAAGCGTAAACCAG GTAGTGGAGCCTATGTGGTTATAGATAAAAGGAGTAAAAAAGAGGATGATAACCAAGGAACGTCAAGCGATGATG GAGACAGTGAATCTGAAGAACCATCTGAAACTGACAATCATGATTCTGGCGAGAAGAGTGATTTAGCAAACACAAAGAG TAGTGAGGCAGTGGTGGATTCTGATATTGCTGTAGCTGCCGTAAAT GAGCAATCCGAAAAGCATGTTGATGGAGGACAATGTTCCACTCTATTCATTGCAAATCTAGGTCCTAATTGCACCGAAGATGAACTGAAGCAAGTTTTGTCTCA GTATCCCGGATTTAATGTGATCAAATTGCGTGCTAAAGGTGGGATGCCAGTTGCTTTTGCTGATTTTGAG GAAATTGAACAAGCTAATAAAGCCATGGATGAACTTCGTGGCACCATGTTACCATCTTCAGACCGGGGTGGCATGCATATAGA ATATGCAAGGTCTAAAATGAGGAAGTCGTAG
- the LOC133740664 gene encoding PRA1 family protein F2-like, translating into MTTYGTIPTSSSPGGSSSVSGEYVSRAKDRIKAGLGSRRPWKVMFDFRSLNFAHGFGDALTRLRYNAAYFRMNYAIIVLLILFLSLLWHPISLIVLIIMLAAWLFLYFLRDEPLALFGRTVDDRIVLIVLGVVTIVLLFLTSATTNILVALLVAVVVVAVHATLRKTEDLHVDEENAGLMTGSSS; encoded by the coding sequence ATGACGACGTACGGCACGATCCCGACCTCGTCGTCGCCGGGCGGGTCGTCCTCCGTCTCCGGCGAGTACGTCTCCCGCGCCAAGGACCGCATCAAGGCCGGCCTCGGCTCCCGCCGCCCCTGGAAGGTCATGTTCGACTTCCGCTCCCTAAACTTCGCCCACGGCTTCGGCGACGCGCTCACGCGCCTCCGCTACAACGCCGCCTACTTCCGCATGAACTACGCCATCATCGTCCTCCTGATCCTCTTCCTCAGCCTGCTCTGGCACCCGATCTCGCTGATCGTCCTCATCATCATGCTCGCCGCGTGGCTCTTCCTCTACTTCCTCCGCGACGAGCCGCTCGCCCTGTTCGGCCGGACCGTCGACGACCGCATCGTGCTGATCGTGTTGGGCGTGGTGACGATTGTGCTTCTGTTTCTGACTTCGGCGACGACGAACATCCTGGTGGCGCTGCTGGttgcggtggtggtggtggcggtgcaCGCGACGCTGAGGAAGACGGAGGATTTGCACGTGGATGAGGAGAATGCCGGATTGATGACCGGATCTTCATCTTAG